TGAAGGCCGTGCGTTGTAATTGGGCCACGGCGCGTGCATCGAGTCGGCGCGCACTAAGCGATGGCTGCATGACCGGGGTGATTGCCGCCAGCAGCGCGCGGTGCGTCGCCGGATACAACCCCAGCACCATGCCGAGCGGGAATCCGGTGAATGCCAGCGCCTGCCCTTCGGCCGCCATGCTCGCCTCGCCCAGCCGCATTGCGGGCAATGGCGCCCCTTCAAAGCGCAGGTGCGCCAGGTCATGCTGGCGATCAACGCCGATCACCTGGACCGCGCGAAAACGTACACCGGTGCCATCAGGGATGACAATACCCAGTTGTTCGAGCCTTGCCCCATCAAGCTGATTCGGCACGACGTGAGCATTTGTGATCACGCTCAGGCCGTCGCCGACCACAAACCCCGTGCCGCTGAACACGATGGCCGGGCTGCGGGTCTGCATTTGCGTGCCAATGCCCACGATCGAAGGCTTGACCGCTGCCACCGTCTGAACCAGAGTCGCGGAGATTGCGGGCAGACCCATGCTCCAGGCTAGCACCCCTGCTGCCAGCTTCATTCCAATCATTCGACGCATCATCAGGACTTCTCGACTTCTCTGTGTAGTGTAGTTGCACAACGGAAGCAATCGTACGGACCATTTCGGAATTTAGCCATTATAATAAGAACCTTTGAATTTGAGCAACACGCCTTTCTTCCTGCTTCATCACGATCCAGCAGCAACGGTTCAAAAAAATACACCAAGCAAGTTCATCAAATGTTTGCGATAATGCAACAATTAAGCGTGCACTAATGAAATTTATTTAAGATTCCCGACCGCTGTTTGCGGATGTGTTGCAAACAATGGTACCAATTACCCAGAATCGCTGGATTTCCTAACCCTCAATTGCAATTGCTTAGGGTACAAGCGATCATGCACGTTGTTTATTTGTGAGCCTGGTTTTTTAGGAACCGGGACCTGACCGGCGAGACCGATACGATGGCTGAAATTACTTCCCAGATTCTTAACTTATTAAAAGCCATCGGCAAGTACCGCTGGCATGCGGTCATCATCGCCTGGGTAGTGGCGCTGGCCGGGTGGCTGGTCGTCTATACACTACCCAATCAGTACCAGGCCTCGGCTCGCGTTTACGTTGATACCCAGAGCATCCTCAAGCCACTGCTCTCCGGCATGACCATGCTGCCCAACCTGGAGCAGCAGGTGCTGTTCATGCGCCGCACGCTGATCAGCCGTCCGAACGTGGAACGCGTCGTGCGCGAGGTTGACCTGGATGTCAAAGCGAGCGACGCGAAGGAAATGAACAAGCTGGTCGACGACATGATGGCCAACATCAAGATTGCCGGCACTGAACGCGATGACATCTACACCATCAGCTACACGGGCACCAGCGCGCGCGAAGGTAAGGACGTGGTCCAGGCTTTCCTGACGATCTTCGTCGAAGGCAGCTTTGGCGGCAAGAAGCAGGATTCCGACAAGGCAGTCGAATTCATCGACGACCAGATCCGTAGCTACGAAGAACGCCTGGCCGAAGCCGAGAACGCGCTCAAGGAATTCAAGATCAAGAACATCGGCATGTTGCCGAGCCAAGGCGCCGACTACGGCTCGCGCATGATGGCCACCAATGAAGCGCTGAACCAGGCGCGTCTGGAACTGGCTGAGGCAGAACAGGCGCGCAATGCAATTCGCCGCCAGATTTCGGGCGACAACCGCGGCGGCAGCGGCACGCGTGCTGCGCCGATCTTCGTCGATCCGGTCATGGACGAACGCATCGCCAACGTCAACAAGACGCTCGACACACTGCGCACCCAGTACACCGAGCAGCATCCCGACATCGTCGC
This sequence is a window from Oxalobacteraceae sp. CFBP 8761. Protein-coding genes within it:
- a CDS encoding trypsin-like peptidase domain-containing protein codes for the protein MMRRMIGMKLAAGVLAWSMGLPAISATLVQTVAAVKPSIVGIGTQMQTRSPAIVFSGTGFVVGDGLSVITNAHVVPNQLDGARLEQLGIVIPDGTGVRFRAVQVIGVDRQHDLAHLRFEGAPLPAMRLGEASMAAEGQALAFTGFPLGMVLGLYPATHRALLAAITPVMQPSLSARRLDARAVAQLQRTAFSIYQLDGTAYPGNSGSPLYDPDTGQVLGVINMVFVKGLKETAITAPSGITYAIPVRHVKELLAR
- a CDS encoding chain length-determining protein, with amino-acid sequence MAEITSQILNLLKAIGKYRWHAVIIAWVVALAGWLVVYTLPNQYQASARVYVDTQSILKPLLSGMTMLPNLEQQVLFMRRTLISRPNVERVVREVDLDVKASDAKEMNKLVDDMMANIKIAGTERDDIYTISYTGTSAREGKDVVQAFLTIFVEGSFGGKKQDSDKAVEFIDDQIRSYEERLAEAENALKEFKIKNIGMLPSQGADYGSRMMATNEALNQARLELAEAEQARNAIRRQISGDNRGGSGTRAAPIFVDPVMDERIANVNKTLDTLRTQYTEQHPDIVANRRLLEQLLERRAEAAKNTKPSLDPGASYSPMLQQLTVQLSDAEARVASLQARVAEFSSRSGRLRGQGEQVPEIEAQLARLNRDYEVNRENYQKLVERRESAKLSGDLSSATDMLTFRVIDPPTAPNIPSGPNRLRLFSLVFVAALLAGLAGAFLLSQLRPTFLSQAALRDATGLPILGSVSMNWTAEQTVLRKRRLLALAASVLVLFGLYGAGVAAILVRTTM